The Linepithema humile isolate Giens D197 chromosome 2, Lhum_UNIL_v1.0, whole genome shotgun sequence genome has a segment encoding these proteins:
- the lap gene encoding phosphatidylinositol-binding clathrin assembly protein unc-11 isoform X5, with protein sequence MAGQTINDRLLAARHSIAGQGLAKSVCKATTEEMIGPKKKHLDYLIHCTNEPNVSIPQLANLLIERSQNTNWTVVFKALITVHHMMCYGNERFTQYLASSNSTFQLSNFLDKSGVQAGIRVGYDMSPFIRRYAKYLNEKALSYRTVAFDFCKVKRGKEDGTLRTMNAEKLLKTLPVLQSQLDALLEFDCTANDLTNGVINMAFMLLFRDLIRLFACYNDGIINLLEKYFDMNKKQCRDALDLYKKFLIRMDRVGEFLKVAENVGIDKGDIPDLTKAPSSLLDALEQHLASLEGKKGSAANTPTQSASSNRTNVKSGVSALSSTSNAFGTAASNARLDQTGNGHIDEALRQQALAEEEAAMNQYKAKVQSPSSTSTNPFLSSPTNNANQPIVDLFGAVPGSDNQQASDDLLQLAGNPFANMFGTPQPGAPAAQPAAQMQNNMWMTNGTGFAPAAPPANNNFVTDNSFSSVFGNQDQQSTGAPGAAASVPNPFMSDFPPLGATGGQQAANAAAFGLFDANTGAVNDPAPGGDLFSAGQADLFGGDGSAAAAMLKTAANGGDGDAAAAEVVASAAAPAVAVGRPSSTATPPPRPPPPATAVAAANGAAPRALSSTVGAADGGASHGRQASATAPAAATAAASGAPTSKSAFDDLNDSIRMALGGSPSRPAPMVQQQQAAAAQQQQMQQQQMPPAAAAGMYGEAAGQPMMTGAPPIVGYGIPTQAQVPVGYGSPAKQPMSAAGQPVNAAGTGKVLTGDLDSSLASLAQNLTINKSAQQQVKGMQWNSPKNAAKTGGPAGGWSPQPMAATTGAGYRPMGQGMTQLLPTTATTMAFPSQPAMMGMQGMPMGMQGMQGMQGMRPMMCTIPGASAAGGGMMVAGGAAPMMAMPGANPMMAGTNLQQQQQQPQPAAAAQPQGNAVQLDPFGAL encoded by the exons ATGGCGGGACAAACGATCAACGACAGGCTGTTGGCCGCGAGGCACAGCATCGCCGGACAAGGCCTCGCCAAGTCCGTCTGTAAGGCCACCACGGAGGAAATGATCGGACCCAAGAAGAAGCATCTCGACT ATTTAATTCATTGCACCAATGAGCCGAACGTCTCCATACCACAGCTCGCTAACCTCTTGATAGAGCGCTCACAGAACACAAACTGGACGGTAGTCTTCAAAGCACTGATCACCGTGCATCACATGATGTGCTACGGCAACGAG AGGTTCACGCAGTATCTCGCTTCCAGCAACAGCACGTTTCAACTTAGCAATTTTCTCGACAAGAGCGGCGTACAAG CAGGAATACGCGTGG GATATGACATGTCACCGTTCATCAGGCGATACGCCAAATACCTCAACGAGAAGGCCCTCTCTTACAGaacggtagcgtttgacttcTGCAAAGTGAAAAGAGG GAAGGAGGACGGCACTCTACGCACAATGAATGCCGAGAAACTGCTGAAAACTTTGCCGGTGCTGCAGTCGCAACTCGACGCACTGTTGGAATTCGATTGCACGGCTAACGACCTCACGAATGGCGTCATAAACATGGCCTTCATGCTCCTCTTTCGAGATCTTATCCGGTTATTCGCCTGCTATAATGACGGCATCATTAATCTGTTAG AGAAATACTTCGACATGAACAAGAAACAATGCCGGGACGCTTTAGACCTTTACAAAAAATTCCTTATACGCATGGACAGGGTCGGGGAATTTCTGAAAGTCGCGGAA AATGTCGGCATTGATAAAGGAGACATACCAGATCTGACGAAG GCACCGAGCAGTTTACTGGACGCCTTGGAGCAACATCTCGCTTCTTTGGAAGGAAAGAAGGGCTCCGCCGCGAACACACCTACGCAGTCGGCAAG CAGCAATAGAACCAATGTAAAGTCGGGAGTGTCCGCCCTGTCTTCCACCAGTAACGCGTTCGGAACAGCGGCCAGCAACGCGCGGCTCGACCAAACCGGGAATGGCCACATCGACGAAGCACTGCGACAGCAAGCTCTTGCGGAAGAGGAAGCCGCCATGAATCAGTATAAG GCAAAAGTACAGTCGCCATCAAGCACCAGCACAAATCCCTTCCTCAGTTCGCCGACCAACAATGCCAACCAACCGATTGTGGATTTGTTCGGTGCCGTGCCAGGGTCTGATAATCAACAG GCGTCGGATGATCTACTGCAACTGGCGGGTAATCCGTTCGCGAACATGTTCGGGACACCGCAACCAGGCGCGCCTGCTGCACAACCGGCCGCACAGATGCAGAACAACATGTGGATGACCAACGGTACTG gtTTCGCGCCAGCTGCGCCACCAGCAAATAATAACTTTGTTACAGATAACAGTTTTTCCTCCGTATTCGGAAATCAGGATCAGCAATCTA CTGGCGCCCCAGGAGCGGCCGCATCCGTACCTAATCCCTTCATGTCCGATTTCCCGCCCCTCGGTGCCACCGGTGGCCAACAGGCAGCGAACGCGGCCGCCTTCGGGCTCTTCGATGCAAACACCGGCGCGGTAAACGACCCGGCGCCAGGCGGAGATCTCTTCAGTGCCGGTCAGGCGGATCTCTTCGGGGGTGACGGGTCCGCCGCCGCTGCGATGCTAAAGACCGCCGCAAACGGCGGCGATGGGGACGCCGCGGCGGCCGAGGTGGTGGCGTCGGCGGCGGCGCCCGCCGTCGCTGTCGGCAGACCGTCATCCACTGCCACGCCGCCACCTAGACCACCGCCACCCGCGACCGCCGTTGCCGCCGCGAACGGTGCCGCACCGCGTGCACTGTCTTCGACCGTCGGTGCCGCCGACGGCGGAGCGTCGCACGGTAGGCAAGCGTCGGCGACGGCGCCAGCggcagcgacggcggcggccTCGGGCGCTCCTACCAGCAAGAGCGCCTTCGACGATCTCAACGACAGTATTCGTATGGCACTGGGTGGATCTCCGTCGCGTCCAGCGCCCATGGTCCAGCAGCAGCAAGCTGCGGCGGCCCAGCAGCAACAAATGCAGCAGCAACAAATGCCGCCGGCGGCAGCGGCCGGTATGTACGGCGAGGCCGCCGGCCAGCCCATGATGACCGGTGCGCCGCCGATCGTCGGCTACGGTATCCCTACCCAAGCCCAAGTCCCCGTGGGGTACGGTTCGCCGGCAAAGCAGCCGATGTCAG CGGCGGGACAACCGGTCAACGCAGCTGGTACTGGTAAGGTCTTGACTGGAGATTTGGACAGCAGCCTTGCTAGCCTCGCGCAGAACTTGACTATCAACAAGAGCGCCCAGCAGCAAGTGAA AGGAATGCAATGGAATTCACCAAAGAACGCTGCGAAAACGGGCGGTCCTGCTGGCGGGTGGTCACCACAACCAATGGCAGCTACCACTGGTGCTGGTTACCGGCCCATG GGCCAAGGAATGACGCAACTGCTACCCACGACCGCGACCACCATGGCTTTCCCTTCGCAGCCCGCGATGATG GGTATGCAGGGTATGCCGATGGGCATGCAGGGCATGCAAGGTATGCAGGGTATGAGACCGATGATGTGCACTATCCCAGGTGCTTCCGCCGCCGGTGGCGGTATGATGGTTGCGGGAGGAGCTGCGCCCATGATGGCCATGCCCGGCGCGAATCCCATGATGGCCGGTACTAActtgcagcagcagcagcagcagccccAACCCGCTGCAGCAGCTCAGCCACAAGGCAATGCTGTCCAACTCGATCCCTTTGGTGCTCTGTGA
- the lap gene encoding phosphatidylinositol-binding clathrin assembly protein unc-11 isoform X2, giving the protein MAGQTINDRLLAARHSIAGQGLAKSVCKATTEEMIGPKKKHLDYLIHCTNEPNVSIPQLANLLIERSQNTNWTVVFKALITVHHMMCYGNERFTQYLASSNSTFQLSNFLDKSGVQAGIRVGYDMSPFIRRYAKYLNEKALSYRTVAFDFCKVKRGKEDGTLRTMNAEKLLKTLPVLQSQLDALLEFDCTANDLTNGVINMAFMLLFRDLIRLFACYNDGIINLLEKYFDMNKKQCRDALDLYKKFLIRMDRVGEFLKVAENVGIDKGDIPDLTKAPSSLLDALEQHLASLEGKKGSAANTPTQSASNRTNVKSGVSALSSTSNAFGTAASNARLDQTGNGHIDEALRQQALAEEEAAMNQYKAKVQSPSSTSTNPFLSSPTNNANQPIVDLFGAVPGSDNQQSSQKASDDLLQLAGNPFANMFGTPQPGAPAAQPAAQMQNNMWMTNGTGFAPAAPPANNNFVTDNSFSSVFGNQDQQSTGAPGAAASVPNPFMSDFPPLGATGGQQAANAAAFGLFDANTGAVNDPAPGGDLFSAGQADLFGGDGSAAAAMLKTAANGGDGDAAAAEVVASAAAPAVAVGRPSSTATPPPRPPPPATAVAAANGAAPRALSSTVGAADGGASHGRQASATAPAAATAAASGAPTSKSAFDDLNDSIRMALGGSPSRPAPMVQQQQAAAAQQQQMQQQQMPPAAAAGMYGEAAGQPMMTGAPPIVGYGIPTQAQVPVGYGSPAKQPMSAAGQPVNAAGTGKVLTGDLDSSLASLAQNLTINKSAQQQVKGMQWNSPKNAAKTGGPAGGWSPQPMAATTGAGYRPMGQGMTQLLPTTATTMAFPSQPAMMGMQGMPMGMQGMQGMQGMRPMMCTIPGASAAGGGMMVAGGAAPMMAMPGANPMMAGTNLQQQQQQPQPAAAAQPQGNAVQLDPFGAL; this is encoded by the exons ATGGCGGGACAAACGATCAACGACAGGCTGTTGGCCGCGAGGCACAGCATCGCCGGACAAGGCCTCGCCAAGTCCGTCTGTAAGGCCACCACGGAGGAAATGATCGGACCCAAGAAGAAGCATCTCGACT ATTTAATTCATTGCACCAATGAGCCGAACGTCTCCATACCACAGCTCGCTAACCTCTTGATAGAGCGCTCACAGAACACAAACTGGACGGTAGTCTTCAAAGCACTGATCACCGTGCATCACATGATGTGCTACGGCAACGAG AGGTTCACGCAGTATCTCGCTTCCAGCAACAGCACGTTTCAACTTAGCAATTTTCTCGACAAGAGCGGCGTACAAG CAGGAATACGCGTGG GATATGACATGTCACCGTTCATCAGGCGATACGCCAAATACCTCAACGAGAAGGCCCTCTCTTACAGaacggtagcgtttgacttcTGCAAAGTGAAAAGAGG GAAGGAGGACGGCACTCTACGCACAATGAATGCCGAGAAACTGCTGAAAACTTTGCCGGTGCTGCAGTCGCAACTCGACGCACTGTTGGAATTCGATTGCACGGCTAACGACCTCACGAATGGCGTCATAAACATGGCCTTCATGCTCCTCTTTCGAGATCTTATCCGGTTATTCGCCTGCTATAATGACGGCATCATTAATCTGTTAG AGAAATACTTCGACATGAACAAGAAACAATGCCGGGACGCTTTAGACCTTTACAAAAAATTCCTTATACGCATGGACAGGGTCGGGGAATTTCTGAAAGTCGCGGAA AATGTCGGCATTGATAAAGGAGACATACCAGATCTGACGAAG GCACCGAGCAGTTTACTGGACGCCTTGGAGCAACATCTCGCTTCTTTGGAAGGAAAGAAGGGCTCCGCCGCGAACACACCTACGCAGTCGGCAAG CAATAGAACCAATGTAAAGTCGGGAGTGTCCGCCCTGTCTTCCACCAGTAACGCGTTCGGAACAGCGGCCAGCAACGCGCGGCTCGACCAAACCGGGAATGGCCACATCGACGAAGCACTGCGACAGCAAGCTCTTGCGGAAGAGGAAGCCGCCATGAATCAGTATAAG GCAAAAGTACAGTCGCCATCAAGCACCAGCACAAATCCCTTCCTCAGTTCGCCGACCAACAATGCCAACCAACCGATTGTGGATTTGTTCGGTGCCGTGCCAGGGTCTGATAATCAACAG TCATCGCAAAAGGCGTCGGATGATCTACTGCAACTGGCGGGTAATCCGTTCGCGAACATGTTCGGGACACCGCAACCAGGCGCGCCTGCTGCACAACCGGCCGCACAGATGCAGAACAACATGTGGATGACCAACGGTACTG gtTTCGCGCCAGCTGCGCCACCAGCAAATAATAACTTTGTTACAGATAACAGTTTTTCCTCCGTATTCGGAAATCAGGATCAGCAATCTA CTGGCGCCCCAGGAGCGGCCGCATCCGTACCTAATCCCTTCATGTCCGATTTCCCGCCCCTCGGTGCCACCGGTGGCCAACAGGCAGCGAACGCGGCCGCCTTCGGGCTCTTCGATGCAAACACCGGCGCGGTAAACGACCCGGCGCCAGGCGGAGATCTCTTCAGTGCCGGTCAGGCGGATCTCTTCGGGGGTGACGGGTCCGCCGCCGCTGCGATGCTAAAGACCGCCGCAAACGGCGGCGATGGGGACGCCGCGGCGGCCGAGGTGGTGGCGTCGGCGGCGGCGCCCGCCGTCGCTGTCGGCAGACCGTCATCCACTGCCACGCCGCCACCTAGACCACCGCCACCCGCGACCGCCGTTGCCGCCGCGAACGGTGCCGCACCGCGTGCACTGTCTTCGACCGTCGGTGCCGCCGACGGCGGAGCGTCGCACGGTAGGCAAGCGTCGGCGACGGCGCCAGCggcagcgacggcggcggccTCGGGCGCTCCTACCAGCAAGAGCGCCTTCGACGATCTCAACGACAGTATTCGTATGGCACTGGGTGGATCTCCGTCGCGTCCAGCGCCCATGGTCCAGCAGCAGCAAGCTGCGGCGGCCCAGCAGCAACAAATGCAGCAGCAACAAATGCCGCCGGCGGCAGCGGCCGGTATGTACGGCGAGGCCGCCGGCCAGCCCATGATGACCGGTGCGCCGCCGATCGTCGGCTACGGTATCCCTACCCAAGCCCAAGTCCCCGTGGGGTACGGTTCGCCGGCAAAGCAGCCGATGTCAG CGGCGGGACAACCGGTCAACGCAGCTGGTACTGGTAAGGTCTTGACTGGAGATTTGGACAGCAGCCTTGCTAGCCTCGCGCAGAACTTGACTATCAACAAGAGCGCCCAGCAGCAAGTGAA AGGAATGCAATGGAATTCACCAAAGAACGCTGCGAAAACGGGCGGTCCTGCTGGCGGGTGGTCACCACAACCAATGGCAGCTACCACTGGTGCTGGTTACCGGCCCATG GGCCAAGGAATGACGCAACTGCTACCCACGACCGCGACCACCATGGCTTTCCCTTCGCAGCCCGCGATGATG GGTATGCAGGGTATGCCGATGGGCATGCAGGGCATGCAAGGTATGCAGGGTATGAGACCGATGATGTGCACTATCCCAGGTGCTTCCGCCGCCGGTGGCGGTATGATGGTTGCGGGAGGAGCTGCGCCCATGATGGCCATGCCCGGCGCGAATCCCATGATGGCCGGTACTAActtgcagcagcagcagcagcagccccAACCCGCTGCAGCAGCTCAGCCACAAGGCAATGCTGTCCAACTCGATCCCTTTGGTGCTCTGTGA
- the lap gene encoding phosphatidylinositol-binding clathrin assembly protein unc-11 isoform X7 encodes MAGQTINDRLLAARHSIAGQGLAKSVCKATTEEMIGPKKKHLDYLIHCTNEPNVSIPQLANLLIERSQNTNWTVVFKALITVHHMMCYGNERFTQYLASSNSTFQLSNFLDKSGVQGYDMSPFIRRYAKYLNEKALSYRTVAFDFCKVKRGKEDGTLRTMNAEKLLKTLPVLQSQLDALLEFDCTANDLTNGVINMAFMLLFRDLIRLFACYNDGIINLLEKYFDMNKKQCRDALDLYKKFLIRMDRVGEFLKVAENVGIDKGDIPDLTKAPSSLLDALEQHLASLEGKKGSAANTPTQSASNRTNVKSGVSALSSTSNAFGTAASNARLDQTGNGHIDEALRQQALAEEEAAMNQYKAKVQSPSSTSTNPFLSSPTNNANQPIVDLFGAVPGSDNQQSSQKASDDLLQLAGNPFANMFGTPQPGAPAAQPAAQMQNNMWMTNGTGFAPAAPPANNNFVTDNSFSSVFGNQDQQSTGAPGAAASVPNPFMSDFPPLGATGGQQAANAAAFGLFDANTGAVNDPAPGGDLFSAGQADLFGGDGSAAAAMLKTAANGGDGDAAAAEVVASAAAPAVAVGRPSSTATPPPRPPPPATAVAAANGAAPRALSSTVGAADGGASHGRQASATAPAAATAAASGAPTSKSAFDDLNDSIRMALGGSPSRPAPMVQQQQAAAAQQQQMQQQQMPPAAAAGMYGEAAGQPMMTGAPPIVGYGIPTQAQVPVGYGSPAKQPMSAAGQPVNAAGTGKVLTGDLDSSLASLAQNLTINKSAQQQVKGMQWNSPKNAAKTGGPAGGWSPQPMAATTGAGYRPMGQGMTQLLPTTATTMAFPSQPAMMGMQGMPMGMQGMQGMQGMRPMMCTIPGASAAGGGMMVAGGAAPMMAMPGANPMMAGTNLQQQQQQPQPAAAAQPQGNAVQLDPFGAL; translated from the exons ATGGCGGGACAAACGATCAACGACAGGCTGTTGGCCGCGAGGCACAGCATCGCCGGACAAGGCCTCGCCAAGTCCGTCTGTAAGGCCACCACGGAGGAAATGATCGGACCCAAGAAGAAGCATCTCGACT ATTTAATTCATTGCACCAATGAGCCGAACGTCTCCATACCACAGCTCGCTAACCTCTTGATAGAGCGCTCACAGAACACAAACTGGACGGTAGTCTTCAAAGCACTGATCACCGTGCATCACATGATGTGCTACGGCAACGAG AGGTTCACGCAGTATCTCGCTTCCAGCAACAGCACGTTTCAACTTAGCAATTTTCTCGACAAGAGCGGCGTACAAG GATATGACATGTCACCGTTCATCAGGCGATACGCCAAATACCTCAACGAGAAGGCCCTCTCTTACAGaacggtagcgtttgacttcTGCAAAGTGAAAAGAGG GAAGGAGGACGGCACTCTACGCACAATGAATGCCGAGAAACTGCTGAAAACTTTGCCGGTGCTGCAGTCGCAACTCGACGCACTGTTGGAATTCGATTGCACGGCTAACGACCTCACGAATGGCGTCATAAACATGGCCTTCATGCTCCTCTTTCGAGATCTTATCCGGTTATTCGCCTGCTATAATGACGGCATCATTAATCTGTTAG AGAAATACTTCGACATGAACAAGAAACAATGCCGGGACGCTTTAGACCTTTACAAAAAATTCCTTATACGCATGGACAGGGTCGGGGAATTTCTGAAAGTCGCGGAA AATGTCGGCATTGATAAAGGAGACATACCAGATCTGACGAAG GCACCGAGCAGTTTACTGGACGCCTTGGAGCAACATCTCGCTTCTTTGGAAGGAAAGAAGGGCTCCGCCGCGAACACACCTACGCAGTCGGCAAG CAATAGAACCAATGTAAAGTCGGGAGTGTCCGCCCTGTCTTCCACCAGTAACGCGTTCGGAACAGCGGCCAGCAACGCGCGGCTCGACCAAACCGGGAATGGCCACATCGACGAAGCACTGCGACAGCAAGCTCTTGCGGAAGAGGAAGCCGCCATGAATCAGTATAAG GCAAAAGTACAGTCGCCATCAAGCACCAGCACAAATCCCTTCCTCAGTTCGCCGACCAACAATGCCAACCAACCGATTGTGGATTTGTTCGGTGCCGTGCCAGGGTCTGATAATCAACAG TCATCGCAAAAGGCGTCGGATGATCTACTGCAACTGGCGGGTAATCCGTTCGCGAACATGTTCGGGACACCGCAACCAGGCGCGCCTGCTGCACAACCGGCCGCACAGATGCAGAACAACATGTGGATGACCAACGGTACTG gtTTCGCGCCAGCTGCGCCACCAGCAAATAATAACTTTGTTACAGATAACAGTTTTTCCTCCGTATTCGGAAATCAGGATCAGCAATCTA CTGGCGCCCCAGGAGCGGCCGCATCCGTACCTAATCCCTTCATGTCCGATTTCCCGCCCCTCGGTGCCACCGGTGGCCAACAGGCAGCGAACGCGGCCGCCTTCGGGCTCTTCGATGCAAACACCGGCGCGGTAAACGACCCGGCGCCAGGCGGAGATCTCTTCAGTGCCGGTCAGGCGGATCTCTTCGGGGGTGACGGGTCCGCCGCCGCTGCGATGCTAAAGACCGCCGCAAACGGCGGCGATGGGGACGCCGCGGCGGCCGAGGTGGTGGCGTCGGCGGCGGCGCCCGCCGTCGCTGTCGGCAGACCGTCATCCACTGCCACGCCGCCACCTAGACCACCGCCACCCGCGACCGCCGTTGCCGCCGCGAACGGTGCCGCACCGCGTGCACTGTCTTCGACCGTCGGTGCCGCCGACGGCGGAGCGTCGCACGGTAGGCAAGCGTCGGCGACGGCGCCAGCggcagcgacggcggcggccTCGGGCGCTCCTACCAGCAAGAGCGCCTTCGACGATCTCAACGACAGTATTCGTATGGCACTGGGTGGATCTCCGTCGCGTCCAGCGCCCATGGTCCAGCAGCAGCAAGCTGCGGCGGCCCAGCAGCAACAAATGCAGCAGCAACAAATGCCGCCGGCGGCAGCGGCCGGTATGTACGGCGAGGCCGCCGGCCAGCCCATGATGACCGGTGCGCCGCCGATCGTCGGCTACGGTATCCCTACCCAAGCCCAAGTCCCCGTGGGGTACGGTTCGCCGGCAAAGCAGCCGATGTCAG CGGCGGGACAACCGGTCAACGCAGCTGGTACTGGTAAGGTCTTGACTGGAGATTTGGACAGCAGCCTTGCTAGCCTCGCGCAGAACTTGACTATCAACAAGAGCGCCCAGCAGCAAGTGAA AGGAATGCAATGGAATTCACCAAAGAACGCTGCGAAAACGGGCGGTCCTGCTGGCGGGTGGTCACCACAACCAATGGCAGCTACCACTGGTGCTGGTTACCGGCCCATG GGCCAAGGAATGACGCAACTGCTACCCACGACCGCGACCACCATGGCTTTCCCTTCGCAGCCCGCGATGATG GGTATGCAGGGTATGCCGATGGGCATGCAGGGCATGCAAGGTATGCAGGGTATGAGACCGATGATGTGCACTATCCCAGGTGCTTCCGCCGCCGGTGGCGGTATGATGGTTGCGGGAGGAGCTGCGCCCATGATGGCCATGCCCGGCGCGAATCCCATGATGGCCGGTACTAActtgcagcagcagcagcagcagccccAACCCGCTGCAGCAGCTCAGCCACAAGGCAATGCTGTCCAACTCGATCCCTTTGGTGCTCTGTGA